Proteins from a single region of Streptomyces spinoverrucosus:
- a CDS encoding RNA polymerase sigma factor has translation MIARVRTGEPEAYAELVRAHTGIALRAAAALGAGADAEDVVQQAFVKAYCALGRFKDGSSFRPWLLSIVANETRNTVRTAARQRTLAGREAAYAEAEPLIPESADPAVATLETERRAALTAALEKLSEEHRLVVTYRYLLEMDESETAQALGWPRGTVKSRLNRALRKLGRLLPDFRPREGGDERG, from the coding sequence GTGATCGCACGCGTACGCACCGGAGAGCCGGAGGCGTACGCGGAGCTGGTGCGGGCCCATACGGGCATCGCGCTCAGGGCGGCCGCCGCGCTCGGGGCCGGTGCGGACGCGGAGGACGTGGTGCAGCAGGCCTTCGTCAAGGCCTACTGCGCGCTGGGCCGGTTCAAGGACGGCTCGTCGTTCAGACCGTGGCTGCTGTCGATCGTCGCCAATGAGACGAGGAACACAGTGCGGACGGCGGCGCGCCAGCGCACGCTCGCCGGCCGCGAGGCGGCGTACGCCGAGGCGGAGCCGCTGATACCGGAATCGGCCGACCCGGCGGTCGCGACGCTGGAGACGGAGCGTCGCGCGGCCCTGACGGCCGCCCTGGAGAAGCTGAGCGAGGAGCACCGCCTGGTCGTCACCTACCGCTATCTGCTGGAGATGGACGAGTCCGAGACCGCCCAGGCCCTGGGCTGGCCCCGGGGGACGGTGAAGTCCCGGCTCAATCGAGCACTGCGGAAACTGGGCCGGTTGCTGCCGGATTTCCGACCTCGGGAAGGGGGTGACGAGCGTGGGTGA